CGCCACGTTCCGGGGACTCTGGAAGTGGAAGTCTCCCCGGCGCGTGCCCTCCGTGAAGACGGACTCCAGCAGGGCGAGCTCCCGCGCGCGCAGGTCCGTGACGTACAGGTCGATGAGCGGGAGGATGTCGAGCAGGGCGTCGAAGGAGACGTTCAGCTCCCGGATGATGCGCTCGGTCTGCTCCTGGCGGACCTCCACGAAGGTGCGCACCTGCTGCTCGGGGGAGGGCGCGCGGGCGACGGCGCGCTCCAGCTCTTCCATGGCGGGCACGCCGTGCTGCCGCACCACCTCGATGAACAGCGCCTCCTTGGTGGAGAAGTGGCGGGAGACCTGTCCGTGCTCCAGGCCCGCGCGCCGCGCGATGTCCTCCAGCGAGACCCGGGTGAAGCCGAGCTGGGCGAAGTGCTGCGTGGCGGCGGTGAGGATGGCGGCGCGGTGATGCGTGCTCAAAAGGGACCTCGCGGTCTGGGGGACGACGGCTACATGGAGAGGCCCGCGGCGAAGCTGACGACGAGCTCTCGAGTCTGGGGGGCCCGCGTTACATCCAGGCCCAGGGCGGGGACGGCGACACTGCGGAGGTACATGCGAAGCCCGGCCCCGGGGGCGACGTAGCGCGTGACTGTATTGCTCCACTCCACGTGACCGGCGTCGATGAAGGCATGCGCGGTGAAGGTCGCCAGGCTGGGACTCCAGAGGGGGACCTGGTACTCGAGCGTGGCGATGGCGGCCCGCTCCGCCCAGAGCGTGGCCAGCGTGAAGCCGCGCGTGCCCGTGCGCTGCCCCAGCAGCACCGCGTCCAGGGTGGAATCTCCCTCCACGGCATCGAGTGTGCCCGACAGGGTGAGCGCATGGTTCCCGAACAACGCATGGGTGTAGGCGGCCGTGAGGGTCGCCTGTCGGTAGTCCCGGGAACCGCTCCCCAGGTCGAACCCCTGACGCAGGTTCAGA
The genomic region above belongs to Myxococcus guangdongensis and contains:
- a CDS encoding TetR/AcrR family transcriptional regulator, which produces MSTHHRAAILTAATQHFAQLGFTRVSLEDIARRAGLEHGQVSRHFSTKEALFIEVVRQHGVPAMEELERAVARAPSPEQQVRTFVEVRQEQTERIIRELNVSFDALLDILPLIDLYVTDLRARELALLESVFTEGTRRGDFHFQSPRNVAAAMLASLREVERLTWAAQCLTASGPGRPVSDLLH